From the genome of Populus alba chromosome 10, ASM523922v2, whole genome shotgun sequence, one region includes:
- the LOC118036961 gene encoding protein pleiotropic regulatory locus 1-like → MPGPTVEMEPIEPQSVKKLSFKSLKRTSDLFSPTHAQLAPPDPESKKIRMNHKINLEYKGIKSTSEIALQQVNSATTEASGPSNVLALSGSGDSSVSQKSGAQNALVVGPSLQPKARSDGGVSGKSTAVINASGSSERNFSTSAIMERIPSKWPRPVWRPPWKNYRVISGHLGWVRSVAFDPSNTWFCTGSADRTIKIWDVGSGRLKLTLTGHIEQVRGLAVSQRHTYMFSAGDDKQVKCWDLEQNKAIRSYHGHLSGVYCLALHPTIDLLLTGGRDSVCRVWDIRTKVQVFALSGHDNTVCSVFTRPTDPQVVTGSHDSTIKFWDLRYGKTMLTLTHHKKSVRAMALHPTEHCFASASADNIKKFNLPKGEFLHNMLSQQKTIINAMAVNEDGVMATGGDNGSLWFWDWKSGHNFQQAQTIVQPGSLDSEAGIYAVCYDVSGSRLVTCEADKTIKMWKEDEDATPETHPLNYKPPKDIRRF, encoded by the exons ATGCCAGGTCCCACAGTAGAAATGGAGCCAATAGAGCCACAATCAGTGAAGAAACTTAGCTTCAAATCTCTAAAACGAACCAGCGATCTTTTCTCTCCTACTCACGCTCAGCTCGCTCCTCCCGATCCTGAAAG TAAAAAAATTCGAATGAACCACAAG ATCAATTTGGAGTATAAAGGAATCAAAAGCACAAGTGAAATCGCGCTGCAACAAGTTAATTCAGCCACAACGGAAGCTTCAGGGCCTTCTAATGTCCTAGCTCTTTCGG GTTCAGGTGATTCTAGTGTTTCGCAAAAAAGTGGAGCTCAAAATGCATTGGTTGTTGGCCCATCTTTGCAACCAAAGGCACG GAGTGATGGTGGTGTTTCAGGAAAAAGCACTGCAGTGATCAATGCTTCTGGTTCATCTGAAAG GAACTTCTCAACCTCTGCTATAATGGAAAGAATCCCAAGCAAATGGCCACGCCCTGTTTGGCGTCCTCCATGGAAGAACTACAGG GTCATTAGTGGTCATTTGGGTTGGGTGAGATCTGTTGCATTTGATCCAAGTAATACATGGTTTTGTACTGGTTCTGCTGATCGAACAATCAAG ATATGGGATGTAGGAAGTGGAAGGTTAAAGCTCACACTAACTGGACACATCGAGCAAGTACGAG GTCTTGCCGTTAGCCAAAGACATACCTACATGTTCTCTGCTGGTGATGATAAACAGGTTAAATGCTGGGACCTTGAACAGAATAAG GCAATCCGGTCTTATCATGGCCATCTAAGTGGTGTCTACTGCTTGGCCCTTCATCCTACTATTGACCTTTTGCTTACTGGGGGGCGTGATTCTGTCTGCCGG GTCTGGGATATTCGTACCAAGGTGCAAGTTTTTGCACTGTCTGGGCATGATAATACAGTGTGCTCAGTTTTTACTCGACCTACG GATCCACAAGTGGTTACTGGTTCCCATGATTCAACTATCAAGTTCTGGGATCTTAGATATG GTAAGACTATGTTAACTCTTACACATCACAAGAAATCTGTTCGAGCCATGGCGCTGCATCCGACAGA GCACTGCTTTGCATCTGCATCAGCTGACAACATTAAGAAATTCAATCTTCCGAAAGGAGAATTTTTACACAACATGCT TTCTCAGCAGAAAACCATCATTAATGCAATGGCTGTCAACGAAGATGGTGTAATGGCTACAGGAG GTGACAATGGGAGTTTATGGTTCTGGGATTGGAAGAGTGGTCATAATTTCCAGCAAGCCCAGACAATTGTACAGCCTG GCTCATTGGATAGTGAAGCTGGTATATATGCTGTCTGCTATGACGTAAGTGGTTCAAGGCTTGTTACATGTGAGGCTGACAAGACGATAAAAATGTGGAAAGAGGATGAAGATGCCACCCCAGAAACTCATCCCCTCAACTACAAGCCACCAAAAGATATCCGGCGGTTCTAA
- the LOC118036970 gene encoding large ribosomal subunit protein eL22z-like: protein MSKGAAAAGGAKGKKKGATFTIDCAKPVEDKIMDIASLEKFLQERIKVGGKPGALGDSVTVTRDKSKITVTCDSSFSKRYLKYLTKKYLKKHNVRDWLRVISSNKDRNAYELRYFNIAENEGEEED from the exons ATGAGCAagggagcagcagcagcaggcgGGGCCAAGGGAAAGAAGAAAGGAGCAACGTTCACGATCGATTGTGCAAAGCCAGTGGAAGATAAAATCATGGACATTGCCTCACTGGAAAAGTTCCTCCAAGAGCGCATTAAAGTCGGCGGCAAACCCGGAGCTCTCGGTGATTCCGTTACTGTCACCCGTGACAAGTCCAAGATCACCGTCACCTGTGACTCTAGCTTCTCCAAACG ttATTTGAAGTATTTGACAAAGAAGTACTTGAAGAAGCATAATGTGAGAGATTGGCTTAGGGTTATTTCATCGAATAAGGACCGGAATGCTTATGAGCTGAGATACTTTAACATTGCTGAGAACGAAGGCGAGGAGGAAGATTGA